In Mycobacterium stomatepiae, the following are encoded in one genomic region:
- a CDS encoding GGDEF domain-containing protein, with protein sequence MAKQPDQFDWISAYLDGHGLLTPWRRISAVFIASFAAFPLIMLWSPAGPADHATRGVTIVASACGIAGATLRLKRWPTRRQSNSWLIVAMAGIAAALLSLSSPYVGLMGCTTFAALGGYIAYFHALPYVFVNLGVAATCALVLSYRIIASTGDAALTAASLIVVIGLNIGVPLGMQSLVHTLRTDLQSSGRDPLTGLHNRRSFNNSAYELIRVHRNTPGCYLVVAVIDLDEFKQLNDTHGHAAGDRALVAVAAALQQSSRATAVIGRAGGEEFVVADIKTTPDPARMAERMCAAVAALPFEITASIGTSSALLATGPAAAGVELIDELIRTSDAAMYEAKRAGGNQVRHYSGDSPLV encoded by the coding sequence GTGGCAAAGCAGCCAGACCAGTTCGACTGGATCAGTGCCTACCTGGACGGTCACGGCCTTCTGACACCGTGGCGCAGGATATCGGCCGTGTTCATCGCGTCATTCGCGGCTTTCCCGCTGATCATGCTCTGGAGTCCGGCGGGGCCCGCGGATCACGCGACGCGGGGGGTGACCATCGTGGCATCGGCCTGCGGAATCGCCGGTGCGACCCTGCGGTTGAAGCGCTGGCCGACCCGACGCCAGTCGAACAGCTGGCTGATCGTCGCAATGGCGGGCATCGCGGCGGCGCTGCTATCCCTGTCGAGCCCCTACGTGGGCTTGATGGGATGCACGACTTTCGCGGCACTGGGTGGTTACATCGCCTACTTCCACGCCCTGCCCTACGTCTTCGTCAACCTCGGTGTGGCCGCGACATGCGCACTGGTCCTGTCGTATCGCATCATCGCGAGCACCGGAGACGCAGCGCTGACCGCGGCCTCCCTGATCGTGGTGATAGGCCTCAACATCGGAGTGCCCTTGGGTATGCAGTCGCTGGTGCATACGCTGCGAACCGATCTGCAGAGCTCCGGCCGCGATCCCCTCACCGGCCTGCACAACCGGCGCTCCTTCAACAACTCCGCGTACGAATTGATCAGGGTTCATCGCAACACACCGGGCTGCTATCTGGTGGTCGCGGTCATCGATCTCGACGAATTCAAACAGCTCAACGACACGCACGGCCACGCCGCGGGCGATCGAGCGCTGGTCGCCGTCGCCGCCGCGCTGCAGCAGAGCAGTCGTGCCACGGCCGTGATCGGCCGGGCGGGCGGGGAGGAATTCGTCGTCGCCGATATCAAAACCACGCCCGACCCCGCGCGGATGGCCGAACGAATGTGCGCGGCGGTCGCCGCGCTGCCCTTCGAGATCACGGCGAGCATCGGCACCTCCAGCGCCTTGCTTGCTACCGGCCCGGCCGCCGCGGGCGTGGAACTCATCGACGAACTGATCAGGACGTCGGACGCCGCCATGTACGAAGCCAAACGCGCCGGCGGCAATCAGGTTCGCCACTATTCCGGGGACTCACCCCTGGTTTGA
- a CDS encoding carbohydrate kinase family protein, with the protein MSRGLVIGEALIDIVGRDEHVGGSPLNVAVGLGRLGRDVDFLTHIADDPYGRRIADYVKASGVHLVPGSVTAARTPTAAATITDDGSASYAFDLDWQLAGTPEVAPPLVVHTGSIATVLEPGCLAVAALLDAYRLSATVTLDPNVRSSLIENRALARQRITHLIERSDIVKVSDEDLRWIEPDHEPEQTARAWLALGPAIVAVTMGGHGSRAFCAAGEAQVAPKQVRVVDTIGAGDAFMVGLLDALWGMDLLGGDRRAALARIQLDELTAALEAAGLVSALTVGRAGADLPDRAALRSIAF; encoded by the coding sequence ATGAGCCGCGGTCTGGTGATCGGCGAGGCGCTGATCGATATCGTCGGGCGCGACGAACATGTCGGCGGCAGTCCACTCAACGTTGCCGTCGGACTCGGCCGGCTGGGTCGTGATGTCGACTTCCTGACTCACATCGCCGACGACCCGTATGGCCGGCGGATCGCGGATTACGTCAAAGCCTCTGGCGTACATCTTGTTCCGGGAAGTGTGACCGCCGCTCGCACACCGACCGCGGCGGCGACGATCACCGACGACGGGTCCGCCTCCTACGCCTTTGATCTGGACTGGCAGCTGGCCGGCACACCCGAGGTTGCCCCGCCGTTGGTGGTGCACACCGGATCCATCGCGACCGTGCTCGAGCCGGGGTGCTTGGCGGTGGCGGCGTTACTCGACGCCTACCGGCTGTCGGCGACGGTCACCCTGGACCCCAATGTGCGCTCGTCGCTGATCGAGAACCGGGCTCTGGCGCGGCAACGCATCACCCATCTGATCGAGCGCAGCGACATCGTCAAGGTCAGCGACGAGGATCTGCGCTGGATCGAACCCGACCACGAGCCGGAGCAGACGGCCCGGGCCTGGCTGGCGCTGGGACCCGCGATCGTCGCCGTGACGATGGGCGGACACGGTTCGCGGGCGTTTTGCGCGGCGGGCGAGGCACAGGTGGCCCCGAAGCAGGTCCGGGTGGTCGACACCATCGGCGCCGGCGATGCGTTCATGGTCGGCCTGCTCGACGCGCTCTGGGGAATGGACCTGCTGGGCGGTGACCGGAGGGCCGCCCTGGCCAGGATCCAGCTCGACGAACTGACCGCGGCGCTGGAGGCGGCGGGGCTGGTGTCGGCACTGACCGTCGGACGCGCCGGTGCAGATCTGCCCGATCGCGCCGCCCTGCGCTCAATCGCCTTCTAG
- a CDS encoding mannitol dehydrogenase family protein, protein MANAIDLNNASLPKLPIDAPKYDRDTVSVGIAHIGAGHFHRAHQAAYINLLLQQGLAHEWGICGIGVMPADWTMRDVLNGQDGLYTLILENPDGSRDAQVIGSIVDYRYAPDDPESALEVLAAPSTRIISLTITEGGYRDPDGPAFTLITQALARRRDRGIPAPTIASCDNIENNGEVARRTVLASAERLDPELAEWVAQHARFPSSMVDRITPATTLEMAAEVRRDFGVNDRWPVVAEPFTAWVLEDDFADGRPPLERAGVLLVDDVRPYELMKLRMLNAGHQCLAYFAHLCGYRLVHEAAQDPLFAKFLLAYFDTEAIPTLPPVPGIDLHEFGRTLVQRFANPAVRDTVARLCAYSSDRIPKWLFPVICDNLASDGPVQMASAAVASWARYAEGVDEWGEPYEVVDQLADSLIPIARSQRDNACAFIEITAVFADLSHQHRFVEAYRWALDSLHSKGARATLDALVR, encoded by the coding sequence ATGGCCAACGCGATCGATCTGAACAATGCGTCGCTCCCCAAGCTGCCGATCGACGCGCCGAAGTATGACCGCGACACCGTCAGCGTCGGCATCGCACACATCGGCGCCGGTCACTTTCACCGGGCGCATCAGGCCGCGTATATCAACCTGTTGCTGCAACAGGGCCTGGCGCACGAGTGGGGCATCTGCGGGATCGGGGTAATGCCCGCCGACTGGACCATGCGCGACGTTCTGAACGGTCAGGACGGTCTCTACACGCTGATACTGGAGAATCCCGACGGCAGCCGGGACGCCCAAGTGATCGGCTCAATCGTTGACTACCGCTACGCGCCGGATGATCCGGAATCGGCTCTGGAGGTACTTGCCGCGCCGTCGACGCGGATCATTTCGCTGACCATCACCGAGGGCGGGTACCGCGATCCCGATGGTCCCGCGTTCACGTTGATCACCCAAGCGCTGGCCAGGCGACGCGACCGTGGAATCCCCGCGCCGACGATCGCGTCCTGCGACAACATCGAGAACAACGGCGAGGTCGCCCGGCGTACCGTGCTGGCAAGCGCCGAGCGCCTCGATCCCGAACTGGCCGAATGGGTCGCGCAGCACGCCCGTTTCCCGAGTTCGATGGTTGACCGCATAACTCCCGCAACGACTTTGGAGATGGCGGCAGAAGTGCGCCGCGACTTCGGCGTCAACGACCGGTGGCCGGTGGTGGCCGAGCCGTTCACCGCCTGGGTGCTCGAGGACGACTTCGCCGACGGGCGGCCACCGCTGGAGCGGGCGGGCGTGCTGCTGGTCGACGACGTCCGCCCGTACGAGTTGATGAAGTTGCGAATGCTCAACGCGGGGCATCAGTGCCTGGCCTACTTCGCGCATCTGTGCGGCTACCGTTTGGTGCACGAAGCCGCACAGGATCCGTTGTTCGCCAAGTTCTTGCTCGCCTACTTCGACACCGAGGCCATCCCGACACTGCCCCCTGTGCCCGGGATCGACCTCCATGAATTCGGCCGCACGCTGGTTCAGCGGTTCGCCAATCCGGCCGTGCGCGACACCGTCGCGCGGCTGTGTGCGTACTCGTCGGACCGCATTCCGAAATGGCTGTTCCCCGTCATCTGCGACAACCTGGCCAGCGACGGGCCGGTTCAGATGGCATCAGCGGCCGTGGCCAGTTGGGCCCGCTACGCCGAAGGCGTTGACGAGTGGGGCGAGCCGTACGAGGTGGTGGACCAGCTGGCGGATTCACTCATTCCGATCGCCCGGTCGCAGCGCGACAACGCATGCGCCTTCATCGAGATCACCGCGGTATTCGCTGACCTGTCCCACCAGCATCGGTTCGTCGAGGCTTACCGCTGGGCGCTGGACTCATTGCACAGCAAGGGAGCTCGCGCGACGCTGGACGCATTGGTGCGATGA
- a CDS encoding HAD family hydrolase — MTVGLTFVREFDPTPVTTLLLDADDSLFASERPAFDASTEVTNRFLARFGVTAPLSSEELRKRAVGKNFRNTALDLAVQCGVPFDPALIPSRPAAAVASAGDLASGIALSADELEQWVREERERVTAHLAVTLTPDPQVLEPLRDLAAHYALAAVSSSATRRLRACFAATGLDALISESVTFSAEDSLPVPTSKPDPAVYLHAGQVLGVTPEQGLAIEDSVAGVSSAVAAGYATVGNLMFLLPDERDCRRAELIDAGAVAITDSWRALADFLRLSAVPARGSSLM; from the coding sequence ATGACCGTGGGCCTGACCTTCGTGCGCGAATTCGACCCAACGCCGGTCACCACCTTGCTCCTGGACGCCGACGACAGCCTGTTCGCCTCGGAGCGGCCGGCGTTCGACGCGTCGACCGAGGTGACGAACCGTTTCCTGGCCAGGTTCGGCGTGACGGCTCCGCTCAGCTCGGAGGAGTTGCGTAAGCGCGCCGTCGGGAAGAACTTTCGCAACACCGCCCTCGACTTGGCGGTGCAATGCGGGGTGCCGTTCGATCCGGCGCTGATCCCGAGCCGTCCCGCGGCGGCGGTCGCCTCGGCCGGCGACCTGGCCAGCGGCATCGCGTTGTCAGCCGACGAGCTCGAACAGTGGGTGCGTGAGGAGCGCGAACGGGTCACCGCCCATCTGGCGGTCACCCTGACACCCGATCCGCAGGTGCTGGAACCGTTACGAGACCTCGCGGCGCATTACGCGCTGGCGGCCGTCAGCTCCAGCGCGACCAGACGGCTGCGTGCGTGCTTCGCCGCCACCGGCCTGGACGCGCTGATATCGGAATCGGTGACGTTCAGCGCGGAGGATTCGCTTCCGGTGCCGACCAGCAAGCCCGATCCGGCGGTATACCTGCATGCGGGTCAAGTGCTGGGCGTCACGCCCGAACAGGGGCTAGCAATCGAAGACTCGGTGGCGGGGGTGTCTTCCGCGGTCGCGGCCGGCTACGCCACCGTCGGTAATCTGATGTTCTTACTGCCCGACGAACGCGATTGCCGCCGTGCAGAACTGATTGATGCCGGTGCGGTAGCGATCACTGATTCATGGCGTGCTCTCGCTGATTTCCTGCGGTTGTCGGCCGTGCCGGCTCGAGGTTCCTCACTCATGTAG
- a CDS encoding mannitol dehydrogenase family protein yields MPTYDRSALGRGVVHIGAGNFHRAHQAVYFDDLARSGISDRWGVTGVSLNSPNAKDLLSAQDGLYTVVQRGHDRQTARVVGSIGSVHYAPNDGAAVRAALADPQTRIVSLTITNNGYFLNPVTDEFDAEHPDVRADLVANGGYATAWGYLTEALDRRRRAGIAPFTVLCCDNIPGDTQPARTALVSFAALKDPALARWIDTYVAFPSTMVDRITPQTSKSECKFVEQTFGVADKYPVVTEPYRQWVIEDSFCNWRPPLDLVGAEFVADVRDHKLIKTRLLNGAHIALGCLATLAGYQRTDEAMRDRVIFDYVETLLRDEIQPLLPAVPGMNTPEYRGTLLNRLGNPRMSDQLSRLARRGTSKIASFVLPSLEGAIAQGRPHTLLMLAVAGWSRYMRGHDLKGRKINLEDSQAIPVVKLANMASTNPDPLLGHEMFAQVRAVPGFAERLGDMIAEIDERGVVPTLHSALRNDERELVAR; encoded by the coding sequence GTGCCCACCTACGACAGGTCGGCCCTCGGGCGTGGTGTCGTTCACATCGGTGCGGGCAACTTTCACCGCGCACACCAGGCCGTCTACTTCGACGACCTTGCCCGCTCCGGCATTTCAGACCGGTGGGGAGTCACCGGCGTTAGCCTGAACTCCCCAAACGCCAAAGACCTGCTGTCGGCACAGGATGGGCTGTACACCGTCGTGCAGCGCGGTCACGACCGCCAAACCGCCCGCGTGGTCGGCTCGATCGGCTCCGTTCACTACGCGCCGAATGATGGCGCCGCGGTCCGCGCCGCCCTGGCAGACCCCCAAACCCGCATCGTCAGCCTGACCATCACCAACAACGGATACTTCCTGAACCCCGTCACCGACGAGTTCGACGCCGAGCACCCCGACGTGCGTGCCGACCTGGTCGCGAACGGCGGCTATGCCACCGCGTGGGGATATCTGACCGAAGCTCTCGACCGCCGGCGACGCGCGGGCATCGCGCCGTTCACCGTGCTCTGCTGCGACAACATCCCGGGTGACACCCAGCCGGCGCGGACCGCGCTGGTGTCGTTCGCGGCATTGAAGGATCCCGCGCTGGCACGCTGGATCGATACGTACGTCGCGTTCCCGTCGACCATGGTCGATCGCATCACCCCGCAAACCTCGAAGTCAGAGTGCAAATTCGTCGAGCAGACCTTCGGCGTGGCCGACAAATATCCGGTCGTGACCGAGCCGTATCGCCAGTGGGTGATCGAGGATTCCTTCTGCAACTGGCGTCCGCCGCTCGACCTGGTCGGTGCCGAATTCGTTGCCGACGTCCGCGACCACAAGCTGATCAAGACCCGTCTGCTCAACGGAGCCCATATCGCGCTGGGCTGTTTGGCCACCCTGGCCGGCTACCAGCGCACCGACGAGGCGATGCGAGACCGGGTGATCTTCGACTACGTCGAGACCTTGCTGCGCGACGAGATTCAGCCGCTGCTGCCCGCCGTTCCCGGGATGAACACCCCCGAGTACCGCGGCACCCTGCTCAATCGGCTCGGCAATCCCCGGATGAGCGACCAACTGTCGCGGCTGGCCCGACGGGGAACGAGCAAGATCGCGTCGTTCGTGCTGCCGTCGCTGGAGGGGGCGATCGCGCAGGGCAGGCCGCACACGCTGCTGATGCTGGCGGTCGCCGGATGGTCCCGCTACATGCGCGGCCATGACCTGAAGGGACGCAAGATCAACCTCGAGGACTCGCAGGCCATTCCGGTCGTTAAGTTGGCCAACATGGCGAGCACCAACCCTGATCCGCTACTGGGGCATGAGATGTTCGCCCAGGTGCGCGCGGTTCCCGGTTTTGCCGAGCGCCTGGGCGACATGATCGCCGAGATCGACGAGCGAGGTGTGGTGCCCACGCTGCATAGCGCGCTGCGCAACGACGAGCGGGAGTTGGTGGCACGATGA
- a CDS encoding fumarylacetoacetate hydrolase family protein, whose product MKWVTFREGGAERTGVLSGDAIHPMPPGVTLLDLVGRGAEGLRQAGDQALGSDPVLLDEVTLMAPIPRPPSIRDSLCFLDHMRNCQAALGGGRVLSDTWYRIPAFYFACPATVLGPYDDAPTAPGSAWQDFELEIAAIIGVRGKDLTVQQAEQAIIGYTIFNDWSARDLQQLEGQLSIGQAKGKDSGVTLGPWLVTPDELEPYRHPSFPGKLDLHVTALVNDHMIGSGSTAQMDWSFGEVISYMSRGVQLTPGDVVGSGTVPTCTLVEHLDPTSLESFPGWLRDGDVVTLRVQGLGETRQTVRASSPPHRLAPRSNPEAAPAPHRVNRAPARVPYTRGLHEVGDRVWAWTLPDGGYGWSNAGLVSGDGASLLVDTLFDLALTREMLTAMGSITGRAPITDALITHSNGDHTHGNQLLDASVRILAAQGTADEIGHGMAPEMLAMVQNADLGPVATTYTRDRFGPFDFSGIRLRNADQTFGRELTIEVGGRRIELLNLGPAHTAADSVVHVPDAGVLFGGDLLFIGCTPIVWAGPIANWIAACDAMLALDAPTVVPGHGPITDPDGIRAVRGYLAHVAEQAKVAHDKGLSWAEAADTIDLGEYATWLDAERVVVNVYQRYRELDPDTPQLETMALLVMQAEWLAKRG is encoded by the coding sequence ATGAAATGGGTGACCTTTCGAGAAGGCGGCGCCGAGCGGACCGGGGTGCTCTCCGGTGACGCGATCCACCCGATGCCGCCGGGGGTGACGCTGCTCGATCTGGTCGGGCGTGGTGCCGAGGGGCTGCGCCAAGCCGGTGACCAAGCGCTGGGGTCCGACCCGGTGCTTCTGGATGAGGTGACGCTGATGGCGCCCATCCCGCGGCCGCCGTCGATCCGGGACTCGCTGTGCTTCCTGGACCACATGCGCAACTGCCAGGCCGCGTTGGGCGGCGGACGGGTGCTCAGCGATACCTGGTATCGCATCCCGGCGTTCTACTTCGCTTGTCCGGCAACCGTTCTGGGGCCTTACGACGATGCGCCGACGGCACCCGGAAGTGCTTGGCAGGACTTCGAATTGGAGATCGCCGCGATCATCGGAGTCCGAGGCAAGGATCTCACAGTGCAACAGGCCGAGCAGGCCATCATCGGCTACACGATCTTCAACGACTGGTCCGCCCGAGACTTACAGCAGCTGGAAGGCCAACTGTCGATCGGGCAGGCCAAGGGTAAAGACAGCGGAGTCACGCTGGGCCCCTGGTTGGTGACGCCCGATGAGCTCGAGCCGTATCGCCACCCCTCGTTTCCCGGCAAGCTCGACCTGCACGTCACTGCGTTGGTCAACGATCACATGATCGGATCGGGCTCGACGGCCCAAATGGATTGGAGCTTCGGCGAAGTCATCTCCTACATGTCGCGCGGTGTGCAACTCACGCCCGGCGACGTCGTCGGCTCCGGCACGGTGCCCACCTGCACGCTGGTCGAGCACCTCGATCCGACGTCGCTCGAATCGTTTCCCGGGTGGCTGCGCGACGGCGACGTCGTCACGCTGCGGGTGCAGGGTTTGGGGGAGACTCGGCAAACCGTTCGTGCGAGCAGCCCGCCGCACCGGCTGGCGCCCCGGTCCAATCCGGAGGCCGCGCCCGCGCCGCACCGGGTCAACCGGGCGCCTGCGCGGGTCCCCTACACCCGCGGGCTGCACGAGGTCGGTGACCGGGTGTGGGCGTGGACGTTGCCGGACGGGGGCTATGGCTGGAGCAACGCCGGTCTGGTCAGCGGCGACGGTGCCTCGCTACTGGTCGACACCCTGTTCGACCTGGCGCTGACCCGCGAAATGCTCACCGCTATGGGATCTATCACCGGGCGGGCGCCGATCACCGACGCGCTGATCACCCATTCCAACGGCGACCACACCCACGGCAACCAACTGCTCGACGCGTCGGTGCGCATCCTCGCCGCCCAGGGCACCGCCGACGAGATCGGGCACGGGATGGCGCCCGAAATGTTGGCCATGGTGCAGAACGCCGATCTCGGGCCGGTCGCAACGACGTATACCCGAGACAGGTTCGGGCCCTTCGACTTCAGTGGCATCCGGCTCCGCAACGCCGACCAGACGTTCGGCCGCGAGTTGACCATCGAGGTGGGCGGTCGGCGGATCGAGCTGCTGAACCTCGGCCCCGCGCACACCGCCGCGGACTCGGTGGTGCACGTGCCGGACGCGGGGGTGCTCTTCGGTGGCGACCTGCTGTTCATCGGCTGCACCCCGATCGTGTGGGCCGGCCCCATCGCCAACTGGATCGCGGCGTGTGACGCGATGCTCGCGCTGGACGCCCCGACGGTGGTGCCCGGGCACGGCCCGATCACCGATCCGGACGGAATCCGCGCGGTCCGTGGCTATCTCGCGCACGTCGCCGAGCAAGCCAAGGTCGCGCACGACAAGGGGTTGTCGTGGGCCGAGGCCGCCGACACCATCGACCTCGGCGAGTACGCCACCTGGCTGGACGCCGAGCGGGTGGTGGTCAACGTCTATCAGCGCTATCGCGAACTCGATCCGGACACACCGCAATTGGAGACGATGGCGTTGCTGGTAATGCAGGCCGAGTGGCTTGCCAAACGTGGCTGA
- a CDS encoding SAM-dependent methyltransferase, translating to MARPDDDTWDLANSVGATATLVAAARAAATRRPQAVISDPFAEPLVRAVGIDLFNRVASGEFDGDDSALGIPRMTDTFAAWARFYDEYFVQVADAGIRQVVIVAAGLDSRSYRLSWPAGTTVYEIDQTKVIEFKTTTLSKIGAKPTTEYRSVGIDLREDWPGALRAAGFDDAQPTAWLAEGVLIGFLSPQAEVQLLDDVIALSARGSRLAADHGSVIGSAADSQERAQKITDALARHGFDLDYGELIYPGEHTDVAAHLRDRGWRVIRYRLHDLLTAAGLPELESADREGPATNIGFVTAILK from the coding sequence ATGGCACGGCCCGACGATGACACCTGGGACCTGGCCAACAGCGTAGGTGCCACGGCTACCCTGGTCGCCGCCGCTCGCGCGGCCGCGACGAGACGGCCGCAGGCGGTCATCAGCGATCCGTTCGCCGAGCCGCTGGTGCGCGCCGTCGGTATCGACCTGTTCAACCGGGTGGCCAGCGGCGAATTCGACGGCGATGACAGCGCATTGGGCATCCCGCGGATGACGGACACGTTCGCTGCCTGGGCGCGGTTTTACGACGAGTACTTCGTGCAAGTCGCCGATGCCGGCATTCGCCAGGTCGTGATTGTTGCGGCCGGGCTGGACAGCCGCTCCTACCGGCTTTCCTGGCCGGCCGGGACGACCGTGTACGAAATCGACCAGACGAAGGTGATCGAGTTCAAGACCACCACGCTGTCGAAGATCGGGGCGAAGCCCACCACGGAGTACCGCAGCGTCGGCATCGACCTTCGCGAGGATTGGCCGGGCGCACTGCGAGCCGCGGGTTTCGACGACGCCCAGCCCACCGCATGGCTCGCCGAGGGAGTGCTCATCGGCTTCCTGTCACCGCAGGCCGAGGTTCAACTGTTGGACGACGTTATTGCGCTGAGCGCCAGAGGCAGCCGCCTGGCTGCCGACCATGGATCGGTCATCGGATCGGCGGCGGACTCCCAGGAACGGGCGCAGAAGATCACGGACGCCCTGGCGCGGCATGGATTCGACTTGGATTACGGCGAGTTGATCTACCCCGGGGAGCACACCGATGTCGCCGCACACCTGCGCGACCGCGGGTGGCGGGTGATCCGATACCGACTGCACGATCTGTTGACCGCCGCGGGTCTGCCGGAACTGGAGTCGGCCGATCGGGAGGGTCCCGCGACCAACATCGGCTTTGTGACTGCCATCCTGAAGTAG
- a CDS encoding enoyl-CoA hydratase/isomerase family protein yields MELETLEDNIACITLNRPERLNAIDGSLIDGVDAALDVLSAGQHRVAIITGAGRGFCAGADLSGTGQAWTQPASPDTPAFKVNYDAQVRLANLFTRIYELDIPVIAAVNGVAVGGGLAFTLVSDIRVASGAARFGSVFIKAGFSSMDMGTSYLLPKIVGSGVARELMLTGRIIDADEAYRIRLVHEVVAPDDLMPAAVRKAREIAENNAYGVWQTKIGLNAALDAPSLRHAIEIENRTQILSGFTNNPVEAAKAHMEKRAPEWDPL; encoded by the coding sequence GTGGAATTGGAAACCCTCGAGGACAACATCGCCTGTATCACCCTGAACCGCCCCGAGCGTCTCAATGCGATCGACGGTTCGTTGATCGACGGCGTGGACGCCGCCCTGGACGTGCTCAGCGCCGGTCAGCACCGCGTCGCGATCATCACCGGTGCCGGCCGCGGATTCTGTGCCGGCGCCGATCTGAGCGGCACCGGCCAGGCCTGGACCCAGCCGGCCAGCCCCGACACCCCGGCGTTCAAGGTCAACTACGACGCTCAGGTACGGCTGGCCAACCTCTTCACCCGGATCTACGAACTGGACATCCCGGTGATCGCGGCGGTCAACGGCGTCGCCGTCGGGGGCGGCCTGGCGTTCACACTGGTCAGCGACATCCGGGTGGCTTCCGGTGCGGCCCGGTTCGGCTCGGTGTTCATCAAGGCCGGCTTCTCGTCGATGGACATGGGCACCAGTTACCTGCTGCCGAAAATCGTCGGCTCCGGCGTAGCCCGCGAGCTGATGCTCACTGGCCGCATCATCGACGCCGACGAGGCCTACCGCATCAGGCTGGTGCACGAGGTGGTCGCGCCGGACGACCTAATGCCGGCCGCCGTGCGCAAGGCCCGCGAGATCGCCGAGAACAACGCTTACGGCGTGTGGCAGACCAAGATTGGCCTCAACGCCGCACTCGACGCGCCCAGTTTGCGGCATGCCATCGAAATCGAGAACCGCACTCAGATCCTCAGCGGTTTCACCAACAACCCGGTCGAGGCAGCCAAGGCGCACATGGAGAAGCGCGCGCCCGAGTGGGATCCGCTGTGA
- a CDS encoding LLM class flavin-dependent oxidoreductase — MRFTYAEAMTDHRYYIPLAQAAEAAGYHAMTIADSIAYPFESDSKYPYTPDGNREFLDGKEFIETFVLTAALGAVTTKLHFNFFVLKLPIRPPALVAKQIGSLAALTNNRVGFGVGTSPWPEDYELLGVPFAKRGKRMDECIEIIQGLTSGDYFEFHGEFYDIPKTKMTPAPTQPIPILIGGHADAALKRAARLDGWMHGGGDPAELDGLIDKLQKYREEAGKTGPFEIHVISVDAYTPDGIKRLEDKGVTDVIVGFRIPYIMGKDTEALDTKIRNLEMFAENVIAKI; from the coding sequence GTGCGGTTCACTTACGCAGAGGCGATGACCGACCATCGGTACTACATCCCGTTGGCCCAAGCCGCCGAGGCGGCCGGGTATCACGCGATGACGATCGCCGACAGCATCGCTTACCCCTTCGAATCCGACTCGAAGTATCCGTACACGCCGGACGGCAATCGGGAATTCCTGGACGGCAAGGAGTTCATCGAAACCTTCGTGCTGACAGCGGCGTTGGGCGCGGTGACAACGAAGCTGCACTTCAACTTCTTCGTCCTCAAGCTGCCCATCCGCCCACCGGCGCTGGTGGCCAAGCAAATCGGATCGCTGGCCGCGCTGACGAACAACCGAGTGGGCTTCGGGGTCGGCACCAGCCCGTGGCCCGAGGACTACGAGCTGCTCGGTGTCCCGTTCGCCAAGCGAGGTAAGCGTATGGACGAATGCATCGAGATTATCCAGGGACTCACCAGCGGCGACTACTTCGAATTCCACGGCGAGTTCTACGACATTCCCAAGACGAAGATGACGCCGGCCCCGACCCAGCCGATCCCGATCCTGATCGGCGGCCATGCCGACGCCGCGCTGAAGCGGGCCGCCCGGCTCGACGGCTGGATGCACGGCGGCGGCGACCCGGCGGAACTCGACGGGCTCATTGACAAGCTGCAGAAGTATCGCGAGGAAGCCGGCAAGACCGGCCCGTTCGAGATTCACGTCATCTCGGTGGACGCCTATACCCCGGACGGCATCAAACGCCTGGAGGACAAGGGCGTGACCGACGTCATCGTCGGCTTCCGGATCCCCTACATCATGGGCAAGGACACCGAGGCGCTGGACACCAAGATCCGCAATCTCGAGATGTTCGCCGAGAACGTCATCGCGAAGATTTAG